The region CACCGCCACCTTCCGAGCTGAAGGACGCCCTGCAGAATTGGCCGCCACTGAAACGGAGGTGACCCAGCTATGACCGCGAATGAACAACGTCTCGGGCTGGGTTTAGCCGCCGTCGTGGTAATCGGTGGGGCTTTCATTGGCCTGACGCGTCTGAAGTCTTGGAAACAGACGGTGGACGTGCGTTCCATTGAGGTGGAAACCCGCCGTCTTGAGGCCGATGATCTGCTGGCCCAAAAAGAGTTTTGGAACGAGCGTTTCACCTGGCTCACGGAAAAGCAGCCTGTCTTCACGCGTCGTGGCACGGTGGACACAGATTTTCTTGAGCAACTGGAATCTTCGGCGGATTCACACGGCGTGAAGCTGCCCAAGATTCAGCCGCTGGAGCCGACGGAACGCGCGGGCATCGTCTCTTCCACCTTCAATCTGGAAGCCCATGGTGGCTGGGCGGAAATCAATCAATGGCTGCACGATCTGCAAAAGCCTGAGTCCTACATCAGCATCCCATCGCTGACGATGACGCCTAACAATGATGATACGACCCAGGTCATCGTGAACATGAACATCCAGAAATGGTTTCGCCTTCCACCCCTATGAAAAGGCTACTTACATTTCTATTCTTGGGCTCCTTGACACTCAGTGCTTTGGCTCAAGAAGTCGTCAGTGAATCCGATGCGCCTGTGGCTGAAGCGGCCTCAGGCGAAGCCCCGGTCTCCATCCCTCCCACCGCAGCAGATGTGTTGAGCGAAGAAGTCATTCCCAAAGCTTTCGCCAACACGCGTTATCAGGCCACCTGGAGCAGCAATCCCTTTTTGCGCAAGACCGTCGTCTCCAACAATCCCACCATTGATTGGTCCAACGACTGGGCACTGGCGGGAATGTATAAAAGCACCACAGGGAAGATCACCATCAGCCTGCAAAATAAACAGACGGCTGAATTCAAACGTGTAACGAGTGATGCGGATGCCAACAGCGAGTTCAAATTGATCTCAGCCAACTTCAATCGCAATCGCACCGAAGCCTCAGTGGACCTTGAGAAGGATGGCAAAAAAGCCACGCTCAAGTATGATGACAATCTCACCTCCCGGCCCGTCACCGTGAGCAATACCTTCAAAGCGCCTGCGGGGGGGCAGCCTGGGGCTGCCCAGGGAAATCCCAATCTGCGCACTCCTCAGCCTGGCCAGGCCGGACAGCAGCCAGGGCAGCTCGGCCAACCGGTGAATGTCACGGCCCCGCGTGGCACCGTTCAGCCTGGTGGCATTCAGCCGGGGATTCAGCCCGGTGCTGTGCCCACTGCGGGCCAGCCAGCAACCGCCCCCACCATTTCTCGTCGTCGTCAGTTGATCCCTGCACCTGTGTCCCCGCCCGCCGCACAGCCGCAGTAAGCCTTTAGCCTGCCTAACTTCATGATCGTTTCTTTTCGCCGCATTCTTTTGGCTGCCTGCCTGGCCCCTGTGACGGCCCTCCTGGCTCAGATTCCGCCCCAGGCTCGTCCCACGAATCCAAACGCCGTTCCTCCGCCAGGAGCTGCTGGATTCAATCGTCCCCGGCCTAATGTCCCGCCCACAGGTGGTAACCAGGCCCGTCCCGCTGGCGGTGGAAATGCGGCCGCAACCGGAGAGGAACGCCCTGCCATCCGCCCGGAAGATGCCATCAAGCCGGGAGGCGGCGTAGAACTGCAATTCCCAAACACGCCGCTGTCTCAGATCCTCCTCGTTTATGAGGATCTCACCGGATTAAAAATCATTCGCGATGCCGCCATTGAGCAGGTGACGGTCTCCATCGAGACCACGGGTGAATTGCCCAAAGACCGGGCCATCATGTTCATCGAAAAGAGCCTTTTGCTCAATGGTTACTCCTTCGCGCCTGCTGGCGAGGGCATGGTCAAAATCTTGGGTGAAGGCAAGAAAGCCCAGGCTGAAGGTGCGCCCCTTTTTGAGGCGGCGTCTGATCTGCCTGAGACGGATCAGGTGGTGAGCTTCGTCGCCATTCTAAAGTATCTCTCCCCGGATGATGCGGTGAAAGCAATTGACCAAATCATTCCTCGCCACAGCTACGGCGTTATCACCACGGTGCCCAATGCCAAAGCCCTCGTCATTGTCGAAAACAGCAACACCATCCGCTCCATCCTTGCTTTGCTCGAGCGTCTGGATGTGAAACCTGGTGCCACCGTGACCAAGCGGATTCAGCTCGTTCGCTCGGATGCGGAAGATGTGAAAAAGGCGCTGGATGAAATCTTAGGCCTGGATGAAAAAGAGGGGGGGGCAAATGGCAGCACCGGAGGTCGTGCCACCGCCACACCCGCGCTCGGCCAGCAGCCCGGCGGCATTCCGCAGCAGCTAGCAGCTCTGCCTGGCAGTGTGGATGGCTCGACCGCAGCGGAGGTAAAGCCGAAAATTCTCTCCATTCCACGCACCAACCGTCTGCTGGTTATCGCCATGCCTGAGACGCTGACTTACATCGAGACTCTTGTGGAAGAGCTGGATGCGGCCTCGGAGCTCCGCACCTTTGTTTCTCGCACGCTGAATTATCTAGGCGTCGAAGCGGCCATGGGCATCATCAGTGACGCCATTGCCCGCACGGAAGGGGAAGACTCCGGCTCTGGCAGCAGTGGTGGCGTCAATAGTCTGGGCCAGCCTAACAACTCATCGAACAATCGGAACGGCACCACGGGAACCTCCAGCAATGGCACCGGCGGCAGTGGCCTTTTTGGCAATAGCCTGAGTGGCTCCAATAGTGGCAGCAGCAGCTTTGGCGGCAGCGGTGGTTTCGGTAGCAGCAGTGGCGGTGGCCTTTCTGGCGGAAGTGGCGGCTTTGGTTCTGGCGGTGGAAATCTACAGCCCCTGCGGCCTAACAATGGACCGCGTTCTTTGGTCATCGGGAAGACACTGCTCATCAGTGATCCCACGGCGAATTCCATCTTTGCTTCTGGCCCGCCCGAGCATCTTCGGGTGCTCAATGAGATCCTGGATGAATTGGATCGTCGTCCTCAACAGATTCTCATCTCTGCCGTGATCGGTGAAGTCCAGCTTGGTAAAGACGAGTCCTTTGGTATCGAGACGCTTTTCCGTGCTCGCAACAATGCCACCTCCACAGGCGCCACCCGCGGTATCGCTTCCCAGTTGGGGAACTCCATCGCCCCACTCAATCCCCGCACGGCCATCAGTTTGACGGATCTTGCGGCGCGCAGTGGCCTGACTTTTTACGGCGGTATTCGTGAAGGCGTGGACATCATTGTGAATGCGCTGGATAGCCGCACGGATTTCAAAGTCATCTCTCGCCCATCCGTCTTCACGATGAACAACACGGCTGCCAATATCAGCAGCGGTTCATCCTTCCCCATCGCCACTTCCACTCAGGGATTCGTCGGCGGCGGTGCCAACAATGGTCTGCTTTCCAACGTCCAGTATCAGGATGTGGTGCTCAGCCTGAACATCATTCCTCTGATCAATTCTCCCGATGAACTGACGCTGCAAATCTCTCAGGAAAACAGCGAAGTGGCAGGCAGCACAGAGATCGCTGAAAACACCTACCCCGTCTTGACCAAGCAGCAGCTCAATACGGTGGTGATGTGCAAAAACAACTCCACAGTCCTTTTGGGCGGCCTCATCCGCGAGAGTGATGAGAAGAACAAGGTTAATGTGCCCTTCCTCTCAAATGTGCCCATTCTGAAGTATCTGACGGGCTCCACCAGCGATGAAAAAGATCGCCGCGAACTGCTCATCTTCATTGAGCCGCGCATCGTGGAAACGATGCATGATCTGCCGCCGACAGCACAGGACGGTGCTGGTAACAGCCCCTTCGGACGTGAAACCATGGAATTCTTTGATAGCGAGAAAAAAATGGATCGTGAGGCTGCCGCTATGGCCAAGCAGTCTGTCTTGCAGCCTGTGAAGCGCAATCGTGTCAAAGAACTCGTCCGGAAACTTTTCCGCCGGGGAGATCCTGATATCGAACGGCCAGCACCTATGGCCTCGGAGTAGTCAGGGTCGCCTATCGGCTCAGATAATCCGTCACGGCAGGGAAATCTCGCCGCCACTCCCGCACCGTTGCGGGGTGGATTTCAGCCTTGAGGATCTTTTCACCATCTGACGCATCTGCCACGATGACACCGTGGGGATCCACCAACACGCTACGACCACAGTAGCTGTATTGTGGCTCCTGCCCGCAGCGGTTCACCCCTAACACATAGGCTTGATTTTCGATGGCGCGAGCTTGGAGCAGGGTTAGCCAGTGCTGGATGCGGCGCGCCGGCCAGGCGGCTATGTAGATCAACACCTCGGCACCCTGCTTGAGGGCTGAACGGGCTAGCTCGGGGAAGCGCAGATCGTAACACACGAGCGGGGCCATCTTTAGCCCTTGCCATTCAAACACGAGCGTTTCCTTTCCTGGAGTGTGTGCGGCAGATTCCCCTCCCAGGCTGAAAGGGTGGATCTTTGTATATCGGGCTAGCTCGCTCCCATCTGGGCCGATCACCAGTGCCTGATTGTCGCCTTGGCCTTGTGTATTCTGAGTTACCAGCCCTCCTAAAACGGTGCATTGCCACTGCTGCGCCAGGGTCTTCAAAAAGATCTCCGTTTCCCCCGCGAGGGCTTCGGCTGTAACCGTCAGTTCACAACTAAATCCGGTGGCGAACATTTCCGGTAAAACGATGAGGGACCCAGCTACGGGAGGGGCGGTGGAGAGCAAGGCCTGAACTTTGGCAAAGTTGGCCTGTTTATTTTCCCAGATGGAGTCGAGCTGGAGGGCATAGATGTTCATGAAGGAACGTGCAGGATGGTGAAGAATGTTGAACTATTTTCATGACCGTAATAGTCCCAACGGAGAACACAACAAGGCGCACAAGCTTTTTAATTCCTACTTGACGAGTATATTTACAAAGCATAGGAATACGCCACGGATAGACCGATTTCCTCCACGTGGAGGTATCGCACCTTGATCGCCCTTTTCCTCATGATCGCACTCCTCTTTCGCAGGCTCACCCAGCTCTGGAAGATTACCCCAGCTTTGACCCTTGCTGGTTTCTTTTTGATCATGCCTTACCTAGCCGCTGAGGACGGGCAAGCGAGTTACTATCGCGCACCCAAGAGCTACAGCACCACGCGCGACCCTGACGTGCCGAAGTATGCCACTCAGGCCTCGAAATCAGGCTGGAGCACTCTAAAGGAGGCAGACTGGTTGGATCTCGGTTTGGACTATCGTTTCCGTTACGAATACCGGGACGATGATCTCCGCCGCAGTGAGGTGGGCCTGGATGACCCTCTCCTTCATCGTACCCGAGCTTACTTGGGAGTTCGTGAAGTGCTGGACCCTTTTCGTTTCGCGGTGGAGATGCAGGACTCTCGCCGATACAATAGCCATTACCCGAGGGATAACCGAGATGTGAATGAGTTCGAGATCATCCGTCTTTATGCTGAACTGTATTTTGAAAATGCTCTGGGTAAAGATGCTTTGGGCAATGACCGCCCTGTAAGCCTGCGTTATGGCATTCATAACTTTGAGTTTTTAGACCGTCGTCTCATCGGGAATAACCAATGGCGTAATACGGCCAATACGTTTCAAGGTTTTCATGGCACCCTTGGGCAGGAGCGGAATGATTGGCAGTTAGACTTGCTCGCAGTGCAGCCTCTGAACCGCCTGAAATATGACTGGGACAGGCCCGTGGAGCAGCAGTGGATGTATGCCGCGATCGGTCATTGGCGGCGCTGGTCAGACATCATTACGCTGGAGCCCTACTACCTCGCCCTCAGCCAGTCTGCCCATGACGATGTACAAGAAAGGCTGGTCCATTCCCCCGGTCTTCGTGGTTATGGTGTGATGGGGAAAACGGGCTTTGATTATGATTTCAATCTGGTTTATCAATTCGGCCGGAATGGCTCGCAAGATGTCCAGGCTTATGCAGGCACGGCGGAAGTGGGATACAGTTTCAAACACTCTTGGCAGCCGCGCTTTAGCCTGTTTTATGGTTATGCCAGCGGGGACGAAGATCCCAATGACAATGAAGACAACCGTTTCGAGCGCTTCTTTGGTTTTGGTCGTCCGTGGTCGGCCAATGACTACATAGTTTATGAAAACATCAGCACACCGAAGCTGCGTCTTGAGCTGACACCTTCTAAAAAAGTGCGCATGGATCTAGGCTACAGTTTCTACTGGTTGGCCAGTGATACGGACCGCTTTTCTGCGGCGAATCTTCGGGACCGCCAGGGCCAGAGTGGCAGCATGATCGGCCATGAATTCGATGGGCGTATCCGCTGGCAAGTGACACCGAAAGTGGAGGCGATCCTCGGTTACGCCCACTTCACCGCAGGAGACTTTACCCGCGGGCAAGGTCGCCCACAGGACACTGACTTTGCCTATCTCGAGATCAGCCTCAAAGCTTTCTAACCATTTTTGCTTCAATCCTCATCAACCCAACTCTACCTCATGAATCGCAGACACTTTCTTTCCACCCTCGGTGCCGCTGGTCTTTCTGCCTGCGGCAAAAAACCTGCGGATGCGAATGCCGCCGTACGTTTTGGGCATTTCCCTAACATCACTCACATCCAGGGGCTGGTAGCTCATGCCTTGAGCCGTCAGGGGAAGGGCTGGTTTGAGCCACGCCTGGGCGTGCCGGTGGAGTGGTTCGTTTACAATGCGGGACCTTCTGCCACGGAGGCCATCTTTGCTCGCTCACTGGATGTCACCTACATCGGCCCTAGTCCCGTGCTGAATGCGTATGCTAAATCAAAGGGGACGGAGATTCGCGTCCTGTCTGGGGCAGCCACCGGGGGCAGTGCCCTGGTGGTGCGGCCTGAGGCAAATATCCAGACACCAGCGGATTTCAAAGGCAAGCGCATCGCCACTCCACAGTTAGGCAATACCCAGGATGTGCAGCTTCGTGCTTGGTTGTCAGACAATGGCATTAAAGTGACCGCCACGGGCGGCGAGGCTTCCGTGTTGCCCACGCAGAACCCGGATCAACTCGCGCTTTTCATCAAACGGGACATTGATGCTGTATGGACGGTGGAACCATGGGTGAGCCGCCTGGAGCTTGAAGCGGGGGGGAAGATCTTTGTCGAAGATAAAGGCACCTTTGCCACCATCCTAGCCTCCAGTGTGGCCTTTTTGAAGGACCGCCCAGAACTGGCGAAGAAACTGGTGGCAGCGCATGAGGAGCTGACAGAATGGATTCAAAAAAATCCATTGGAAGCTCGCAAACTCATTCAGTCTGAATTGAAGGAACTCACCACCAAAGCTCCAGGTGAAGAGTTGCTTGATCGTGCCCTGCCACGGGTGCTGCTGAATACGGAAGTGAATCGGGCAGGTCTGGATGAAATGGTGATTTCGGCACAAAAAGCAGGATTTCTCAAAGATATCCCTTCACTCGACGCTTTGTTGCCGCAACTTTGATCTGAATTCATGAGTATCCAAGACAAGCTGGGAGATTCCAGCACAGCCAAACTGAGCATTAAAAATGTCTCCAAGCTTTTTCGTGGAGCCCGGCAGACCGTTACAGCGCTGGAAGACATCAATCTGGAAGTAGAAGATGGCGAATTTGTCTGTCTTCTGGGGGCCAGTGGTTGTGGTAAAAGCACATTGCTGAACCTGATTGCAGGCTTGGAGAAACCAACGGAGGGGACGATCCAATCGGATGGTCAGGACATCACAGGTCCTGGGCGGCAGCGCATGGTCATGTTCCAAGAGCATGCGCTTTTCCCTTGGCTGGATGTGATTGGAAATGTGCTTTTTGGGCTCAATTTGAAACCAGGCCTGACCCAGGATGATCGGCGGGAACTGGCCATGTTTTATCTCAAACTGGTGGGGCTGGAAAAGTTCTCCCAGTCAAACATTCATGAGCTCTCTGGCGGGATGAAACAGCGCGTGGCTCTGGCCCGTGCCTTAGCACCGAACCCTCAGGTGCTGCTGATGGATGAGCCCTTTGCAGCCTTGGATGCCATGACTCGCGAGCAGCTCTATGCAGATCTTCAAAACATCCAGCAAAAGCGCCGCAAGACTGTGATCTTCGTCACCCACAACGTGCGTGAAGCCGTTTGTCTGGGGGACCGTGTCTTGCTCTTCACGCCGCGCCCAGGTCGCATTCACAATGAGTATCGCATCACCCTGCCACGTGCGCGTGACATCAATGATGTGGCTGTGGCCCAACTCGCCAGCACCATCACCGCCGACCTTAAAAAACACACCCCTTCTGCATGATCCGCGTTATTCGTTCTCTTGGTTTTTTCTTTTTGCTCATTGTCCTGTGGGAGGCAGCTTCACGTGCGGGGTGGTGGTCCCCCGTCCTCGTTCCAGCCCCTTTAGCCATCGGTGAATATCTCATCACGGCGGTCAAAGACGGATCTTTGTTTGAGGCGGGTTGCGTGACAATGAAGCGTCTTTTGGTAGGTTATGTTGTGGGTTTGGCGGCGGGTATTCCTTTGGGACTGCTGACCGCTCGGTTTCGCTTCGCGGCGGATACGTTGGGCGTGTTGGCTCTCGGACTTCAGACTTTGCCCAGCGTGTGCTGGGTGCCGCTGGCGCTGTTATGGTTTGGTCAGACAGAATCGGCCATGCTTTTCATTGTCATCATGGGTACTTTGTGGGCGGTCTTGCTGGCCACGGATCACGGCATTCGCCAGATTCCCCCTATTTATCGCAGGGCAGCTTCTACCATGGGTTCGGGCGGGCTGCACCTGCTCTGGCACGTGCTCCTGCCTGCCAGCCTGCCGCATTTGGTCAGTGGCATGAAGCAGGGCTGGGCCTTTGCCTGGCGCTCGCTGATGGCAGCGGAAATTTACGTCACGGTTCTGACAGGTTTTGGTCTCGGTCATTTGCTACATTACGGGCGTGAACTCCAGGCCATGGATCAAGTGGCGGCGATCATGCTGGTGATCCTCATCGTGGGTTTTGCCGCAGATAAACTTCTGTTCAGCCCCTGGGAGTCCTTCCTGCGGCGTCGCTGGGGTCTGGTGTGAATGAAGATCTGGTGCCAGGCCTTTCATTCAGCATGGCTTTTTGAGAGGCTCTGGCTTAGGGATCGCCATGGCCCAATACATCGTCCAGCCAGGGGATAACCCCACCAAGATTGCCAGGAAATTTGGCCTGATATTGGCGCAGTTTCAGCAGGCGAATCCTGGCCTCTGTGAGTATGGG is a window of Prosthecobacter dejongeii DNA encoding:
- a CDS encoding secretin N-terminal domain-containing protein, with amino-acid sequence MIVSFRRILLAACLAPVTALLAQIPPQARPTNPNAVPPPGAAGFNRPRPNVPPTGGNQARPAGGGNAAATGEERPAIRPEDAIKPGGGVELQFPNTPLSQILLVYEDLTGLKIIRDAAIEQVTVSIETTGELPKDRAIMFIEKSLLLNGYSFAPAGEGMVKILGEGKKAQAEGAPLFEAASDLPETDQVVSFVAILKYLSPDDAVKAIDQIIPRHSYGVITTVPNAKALVIVENSNTIRSILALLERLDVKPGATVTKRIQLVRSDAEDVKKALDEILGLDEKEGGANGSTGGRATATPALGQQPGGIPQQLAALPGSVDGSTAAEVKPKILSIPRTNRLLVIAMPETLTYIETLVEELDAASELRTFVSRTLNYLGVEAAMGIISDAIARTEGEDSGSGSSGGVNSLGQPNNSSNNRNGTTGTSSNGTGGSGLFGNSLSGSNSGSSSFGGSGGFGSSSGGGLSGGSGGFGSGGGNLQPLRPNNGPRSLVIGKTLLISDPTANSIFASGPPEHLRVLNEILDELDRRPQQILISAVIGEVQLGKDESFGIETLFRARNNATSTGATRGIASQLGNSIAPLNPRTAISLTDLAARSGLTFYGGIREGVDIIVNALDSRTDFKVISRPSVFTMNNTAANISSGSSFPIATSTQGFVGGGANNGLLSNVQYQDVVLSLNIIPLINSPDELTLQISQENSEVAGSTEIAENTYPVLTKQQLNTVVMCKNNSTVLLGGLIRESDEKNKVNVPFLSNVPILKYLTGSTSDEKDRRELLIFIEPRIVETMHDLPPTAQDGAGNSPFGRETMEFFDSEKKMDREAAAMAKQSVLQPVKRNRVKELVRKLFRRGDPDIERPAPMASE
- a CDS encoding carbon-nitrogen family hydrolase, which gives rise to MNIYALQLDSIWENKQANFAKVQALLSTAPPVAGSLIVLPEMFATGFSCELTVTAEALAGETEIFLKTLAQQWQCTVLGGLVTQNTQGQGDNQALVIGPDGSELARYTKIHPFSLGGESAAHTPGKETLVFEWQGLKMAPLVCYDLRFPELARSALKQGAEVLIYIAAWPARRIQHWLTLLQARAIENQAYVLGVNRCGQEPQYSYCGRSVLVDPHGVIVADASDGEKILKAEIHPATVREWRRDFPAVTDYLSR
- a CDS encoding alginate export family protein, with amino-acid sequence MIALLFRRLTQLWKITPALTLAGFFLIMPYLAAEDGQASYYRAPKSYSTTRDPDVPKYATQASKSGWSTLKEADWLDLGLDYRFRYEYRDDDLRRSEVGLDDPLLHRTRAYLGVREVLDPFRFAVEMQDSRRYNSHYPRDNRDVNEFEIIRLYAELYFENALGKDALGNDRPVSLRYGIHNFEFLDRRLIGNNQWRNTANTFQGFHGTLGQERNDWQLDLLAVQPLNRLKYDWDRPVEQQWMYAAIGHWRRWSDIITLEPYYLALSQSAHDDVQERLVHSPGLRGYGVMGKTGFDYDFNLVYQFGRNGSQDVQAYAGTAEVGYSFKHSWQPRFSLFYGYASGDEDPNDNEDNRFERFFGFGRPWSANDYIVYENISTPKLRLELTPSKKVRMDLGYSFYWLASDTDRFSAANLRDRQGQSGSMIGHEFDGRIRWQVTPKVEAILGYAHFTAGDFTRGQGRPQDTDFAYLEISLKAF
- a CDS encoding ABC transporter substrate-binding protein, yielding MNRRHFLSTLGAAGLSACGKKPADANAAVRFGHFPNITHIQGLVAHALSRQGKGWFEPRLGVPVEWFVYNAGPSATEAIFARSLDVTYIGPSPVLNAYAKSKGTEIRVLSGAATGGSALVVRPEANIQTPADFKGKRIATPQLGNTQDVQLRAWLSDNGIKVTATGGEASVLPTQNPDQLALFIKRDIDAVWTVEPWVSRLELEAGGKIFVEDKGTFATILASSVAFLKDRPELAKKLVAAHEELTEWIQKNPLEARKLIQSELKELTTKAPGEELLDRALPRVLLNTEVNRAGLDEMVISAQKAGFLKDIPSLDALLPQL
- a CDS encoding ABC transporter ATP-binding protein encodes the protein MSIQDKLGDSSTAKLSIKNVSKLFRGARQTVTALEDINLEVEDGEFVCLLGASGCGKSTLLNLIAGLEKPTEGTIQSDGQDITGPGRQRMVMFQEHALFPWLDVIGNVLFGLNLKPGLTQDDRRELAMFYLKLVGLEKFSQSNIHELSGGMKQRVALARALAPNPQVLLMDEPFAALDAMTREQLYADLQNIQQKRRKTVIFVTHNVREAVCLGDRVLLFTPRPGRIHNEYRITLPRARDINDVAVAQLASTITADLKKHTPSA
- a CDS encoding ABC transporter permease → MIRVIRSLGFFFLLIVLWEAASRAGWWSPVLVPAPLAIGEYLITAVKDGSLFEAGCVTMKRLLVGYVVGLAAGIPLGLLTARFRFAADTLGVLALGLQTLPSVCWVPLALLWFGQTESAMLFIVIMGTLWAVLLATDHGIRQIPPIYRRAASTMGSGGLHLLWHVLLPASLPHLVSGMKQGWAFAWRSLMAAEIYVTVLTGFGLGHLLHYGRELQAMDQVAAIMLVILIVGFAADKLLFSPWESFLRRRWGLV